A stretch of Miscanthus floridulus cultivar M001 chromosome 13, ASM1932011v1, whole genome shotgun sequence DNA encodes these proteins:
- the LOC136502197 gene encoding auxin-responsive protein SAUR76-like: protein MAKGGLTKLRCIIKRWHSSSRIGARAPSPGPGGEDDGGASFHGADEVPKGLHPVYVGRSRRRYLIAQELVNHPLFQTLVDRTGGGGDAGGAAGTTVVGCEVVLFEHLLWMLENTDPQPESLDELVDYYAC, encoded by the coding sequence ATGGCGAAGGGCGGGCTGACCAAGCTCCGGTGCATCATCAAGAGGTGGCACTCGTCCAGCCGCATCGGCGCCCGCGCGCCGTCGCCCGGCCCCGGCggcgaggacgacggcggcgcgtcGTTCCACGGCGCGGACGAGGTGCCCAAGGGCCTGCACCCGGTGTATGTCGGCAGGTCGCGCCGCCGGTACCTCATCGCCCAGGAGCTGGTGAACCACCCGCTGTTCCAGACGCTCGTCGAccgcaccggcggcggcggcgacgccggGGGAGCAGCGGGTACCACCGTCGTCGGCTGCGAGGTCGTGCTGTTCGAGCACCTGCTGTGGATGCTGGAGAACACGGACCCGCAGCCGGAGTCCCTCGACGAGCTCGTCGACTACTACGCGTGCTGA